In Oryza sativa Japonica Group chromosome 2, ASM3414082v1, the following are encoded in one genomic region:
- the LOC4328572 gene encoding lycopene beta cyclase, chloroplastic gives MATTALLLRAHPSCKPPPPPSPSPRPTRALVCRAAAAGEALRSLAPPSRPELLSLDLPRYDPARSTPVDLAVVGGGPAGLAVAQRVAEAGLSVCAIDPSPALVWPNNYGVWVDEFDAMGLSHCLDAVWPSATVFTHDDGAAKSLHRPYARVARRKLKSTMMDRCVAHGVTFHKARVVKAVHGEASSLLICDDGVAVPATVVLDATGFSRCLVQYDKPYDPGYQVAYGILAEVDGHPFDIDKMLFMDWRDAHLPEGSEIRERNRRIPTFLYAMPFSPTRIFLEETSLVARPGLAMDDIQERMAARLRHLGIRVRAVEEDERCVIPMGGPLPVLPQRVVGIGGTAGMVHPSTGYMVARTLATAPIVADAIVRFLDTGSGDSAFAGDALSAEVWRELWPAQRRRQREFFCFGMDILLKLDLDGTRRFFDAFFDLEPRYWHGFLSSRLFLPELAMFGLSLFAKASNTSRLEIMAKGTAPLAKMIGNLIQDRDR, from the coding sequence atggccaccaccgccctcctcctccgcgcccacCCCTCCTGCaagccccctccccctccctcgccgtcgccgcgccccacgcgcgcgctcgtctgccgcgccgccgccgccggcgaggcgctgCGGTCGCTGGCCCCGCCGTCACGCCCCGAGCTGCTCTCCCTCGACCTCCCCCGCTACGACCCCGCCCGCTCCACCCccgtcgacctcgccgtcgtcggcggcggccccgccggcctcgccgtcgcgcaGCGCGTCGCGGAGGCGGGCCTCTCCGTCTGCGCCATCGACCCCTCCCCCGCCCTCGTCTGGCCCAACAACTACGGCGTCTGGGTCGACGAGTTCGACGCCATGGGACTCTCCCACTGCCTCGACGCCGTCTGGCCCTCCGCCACCGTCTTCAcccacgacgacggcgccgccaagTCGCTCCACCGCCCCTACGCCCGCGTCGCCCGCCGCAAGCTCAAGTCCACCATGATGGACCGCTGCGTCGCCCATGGCGTCACGTTCCACAAGGCCAGGGTCGTCAAGGCCGTCCACGGCGAGGCATCCTCCCTCCTCATctgcgacgacggcgtcgccgtCCCGGCCACCGTCGTGCTCGACGCCACGGGGTTCTCCCGGTGCCTCGTCCAGTACGACAAGCCGTACGACCCGGGGTACCAGGTCGCCTATGGCATCCTCGCCGAGGTGGACGGACACCCGTTCGACATCGACAAGATGCTGTTCATGGACTGGCGCGACGCGCACCTCCCCGAGGGGTCCGAGATCAGGGAGCGCAACCGCCGCATCCCGACGTTCCTCTACGCCATGCCCTTCTCCCCGACGAGGATCTTCCTCGAGGAGACCTCCCTCGTGGCGCGCCCGGGCCTCGCCATGGACGACATCCAGGAGCGCATGGCGGCGAGGCTGCGCCACCTCGGGATACGCGTCCGCGCCGTGGAGGAGGACGAGCGGTGCGTCATCCCCATGGGCGGCCCGCTCCCGGTGCTCCCGCAGCGGGTCGTCGGCATCGGCGGCACCGCCGGGATGGTGCACCCGTCCACGGGCTACATGGTGGCGCGCACCCTCGCCACTGCGCCCATCGTGGCGGACGCCATCGTGCGCTTCCTCGACACCGGCAGCGGCGACAGCGcgttcgccggcgacgcgctGTCGGCGGAGGTGTGGAGGGAGCTGTGGCCGgcgcagaggaggaggcagaggGAGTTCTTCTGCTTCGGCATGGACATCCTCCTCAAGCTCGACCTCGACGGCACGCGGCGATTCTTCGACGCCTTCTTCGACCTGGAGCCGCGCTACTGGCACGGCTTCCTGTCGTCGAGGCTCTTCTTGCCGGAGCTCGCCATGTTCGGCCTCTCCCTCTTCGCCAAGGCCTCCAACACGTCGCGCCTCGAGATCATGGCCAAGGGCACCGCCCCTCTCGCCAAGATGATCGGCAACCTCATCCAGGACAGAGATAGGTGA